The Thermoanaerobaculales bacterium genome contains a region encoding:
- a CDS encoding class I SAM-dependent DNA methyltransferase, with the protein MGRTKRAAKGKGSANKTGATVGYEAELWAMADALRGSMDAAEYKHVVLGLIFLKYISDAFEEIHTRLAAERAQGADPEDPDEYRAVNIFWVPPEARWSNLRTQAKQPTIGQVVDDAMEAIERDNPQLKGVLPKDYARPALDKTRLGQLIDLISNITVGDEAARSKDVLGRVYEYFLSQFASAEGKKGGEFYTPRCVVKLLVEMLEPYKGRVYDPCCGSSGMFVQSEEFIAAHGGRVGDISIYGQESNYTTWRLAKMNLAIRGIDGQIAHGDTFHNDRHPDLKADFILANPPFNVSDWGGERLRDDKRWKYGVPPNGNANFAWVQHMVHHLAPAGVAGFVLANGSMSSNQSGEGEIRKNLVEANLVDCMVALPGQLFYSTQIPACLWFLARDRKDGGFRDRRGEVLLIDARKLGRMVDRTHRELTDEDVTRIAGAYHAWRGEADAGDYEDLPGFCKSATLEEIRKHGHVLTPGRYVGAEVQEDDGETFDEKMKRLTATLREQQVEAAKLDAAITASLRELGLE; encoded by the coding sequence ATGGGTAGGACCAAACGAGCGGCGAAGGGTAAGGGGTCGGCGAACAAGACCGGGGCGACGGTTGGGTACGAGGCTGAGCTGTGGGCGATGGCCGACGCGCTGCGCGGCTCGATGGACGCGGCCGAGTACAAGCACGTCGTTCTCGGCCTGATCTTCCTCAAGTACATTTCGGACGCCTTCGAGGAGATCCACACCCGGCTCGCGGCTGAGCGCGCCCAGGGCGCCGACCCCGAAGACCCGGACGAGTACCGCGCGGTGAACATCTTCTGGGTGCCGCCCGAGGCGCGCTGGTCGAACCTCAGGACACAAGCCAAGCAGCCCACGATCGGGCAGGTCGTCGACGACGCGATGGAGGCGATCGAGCGCGACAACCCCCAGCTCAAGGGTGTGCTGCCCAAGGACTACGCCCGGCCCGCGCTCGACAAGACGCGACTCGGACAGCTCATCGACCTCATCAGCAACATCACGGTCGGCGACGAGGCTGCCCGATCGAAGGACGTGCTCGGCCGCGTCTACGAGTACTTCCTGTCCCAGTTCGCAAGCGCCGAGGGCAAGAAGGGTGGCGAGTTCTACACCCCGCGCTGCGTCGTCAAGCTGCTCGTCGAGATGCTCGAGCCCTACAAGGGCCGCGTCTACGATCCGTGCTGCGGCTCGTCCGGCATGTTCGTTCAGTCCGAAGAGTTCATCGCCGCCCACGGTGGCCGCGTCGGCGACATCTCCATCTATGGCCAGGAGTCGAACTACACCACTTGGCGGCTGGCCAAGATGAACCTCGCGATCCGCGGTATCGACGGCCAGATCGCGCACGGTGACACCTTCCACAACGACCGCCATCCGGACCTGAAGGCCGACTTCATCCTCGCCAATCCGCCCTTCAATGTGAGCGACTGGGGCGGCGAGCGACTCAGGGACGACAAGCGCTGGAAGTACGGCGTCCCACCCAACGGGAATGCGAACTTCGCCTGGGTGCAGCACATGGTTCATCACCTGGCACCGGCTGGCGTCGCCGGTTTCGTGCTCGCGAACGGCTCCATGAGCTCGAACCAGTCCGGCGAGGGCGAGATCCGGAAGAACCTCGTCGAGGCGAATCTGGTCGACTGCATGGTGGCCCTACCCGGCCAGCTCTTCTACTCGACCCAGATCCCGGCCTGCCTCTGGTTCCTGGCCCGCGACCGCAAGGACGGCGGGTTCCGCGACCGCCGTGGCGAGGTGCTCCTCATCGATGCGCGCAAGCTCGGGCGGATGGTCGATCGCACCCACCGCGAGTTGACGGACGAGGACGTCACCCGGATCGCCGGCGCTTATCACGCCTGGCGCGGTGAAGCCGACGCGGGCGACTACGAGGACTTGCCCGGCTTCTGCAAGAGCGCAACGCTCGAGGAGATCCGCAAACACGGCCACGTGCTCACCCCTGGCCGTTACGTCGGCGCCGAGGTACAGGAGGACGACGGCGAGACATTTGACGAGAAGATGAAGCGACTCACCGCGACGCTGCGCGAGCAGCAGGTCGAGGCGGCGAAGCTGGACGCTGCGATTACCGCCAGCTTGAGGGAGCTTGGTCTTGAGTAG
- a CDS encoding restriction endonuclease subunit S yields the protein MSSFPRTSLGEIADFVNGDRGSNYPSEDDFVPNGVPFISAADLADGVVDLAGVKRISREAYERLRSGKTKPGDILFCLRGSLGKAGRVFGVPEAAIASSLVIIRAKQTTASRFLYYVLQSPDVQGFMDALDNGSVQPNLSVREITKIVVPDISAHEQRAIDHILGTLDDKIELNRRMNETLEAMARALFKSWFVDFDPVRTKMDGRWRRGESTPGLPNHLYDLFPDRLVPSELGDIPKGWAVQPLPEVVAVNPTRYLRRGEVAPYLDMANMPTRGQSPDVVIDRAFGSGMRFLNGDTLVARITPCLENGKTAFVDFLDADQVGWGSTEFIVLRPKPPLPPEFAYCLARSVEFRNFAIQSMTGSSGRQRVPADALSQFKLVVGPRVIAELLGSLIQPLFARARAAIRESRTLAGIRDALLPKLISGELRMECAERFTGGGTA from the coding sequence TTGAGTAGCTTCCCCCGCACCTCGCTGGGTGAAATCGCCGACTTCGTGAACGGCGATCGGGGCTCCAACTACCCGTCGGAAGACGATTTCGTGCCTAACGGCGTCCCCTTCATCAGTGCGGCCGATCTTGCCGACGGGGTTGTAGACCTAGCCGGTGTCAAGCGTATTTCGCGAGAGGCTTATGAACGGCTAAGAAGCGGGAAAACGAAACCGGGCGACATTCTGTTCTGTCTCCGTGGGTCTCTTGGCAAGGCTGGACGCGTCTTCGGGGTACCCGAGGCGGCCATTGCTTCGTCGCTCGTGATCATTCGGGCAAAGCAGACCACCGCTTCACGTTTCCTTTACTACGTCTTGCAGAGCCCGGACGTGCAGGGGTTCATGGATGCACTGGACAACGGCTCCGTTCAACCAAACCTCTCGGTTCGTGAGATCACGAAGATCGTGGTGCCAGATATCAGCGCCCACGAACAACGCGCCATCGACCACATCCTCGGGACGCTGGACGACAAGATCGAGCTGAACCGGCGGATGAACGAGACGCTGGAGGCGATGGCGCGGGCGCTCTTCAAATCCTGGTTCGTCGACTTCGACCCCGTCCGCACCAAAATGGACGGCCGCTGGCGCCGCGGCGAATCAACCCCCGGCCTCCCCAATCACCTCTACGACCTCTTCCCCGACCGCCTCGTCCCCTCCGAACTCGGCGACATCCCGAAGGGGTGGGCGGTGCAGCCACTGCCGGAAGTCGTCGCCGTCAACCCGACGCGTTACCTCCGGAGGGGGGAGGTCGCGCCGTACCTCGACATGGCCAACATGCCGACGCGGGGCCAATCGCCCGACGTGGTGATCGACCGCGCATTCGGTTCCGGCATGCGGTTCCTGAACGGCGACACGCTCGTTGCCCGCATCACGCCGTGTCTGGAGAACGGCAAGACCGCGTTTGTTGACTTCCTCGACGCTGATCAGGTGGGATGGGGATCGACGGAGTTCATCGTCCTCCGTCCGAAGCCGCCGCTGCCGCCAGAGTTCGCCTACTGCCTCGCGCGCAGTGTCGAGTTCCGCAACTTTGCCATCCAGAGCATGACCGGGTCGAGCGGTCGACAGCGCGTCCCGGCAGACGCCCTGTCCCAGTTCAAGCTAGTCGTCGGTCCCAGGGTCATCGCTGAGTTGCTCGGGTCGCTCATCCAGCCGCTGTTCGCACGCGCCAGAGCCGCGATTAGGGAGTCGCGCACGCTCGCCGGCATCCGCGACGCGCTGCTGCCGAAACTCATCTCCGGTGAGTTGCGGATGGAGTGCGCGGAGCGTTTCACTGGTGGGGGCACCGCATGA
- a CDS encoding GIY-YIG nuclease family protein encodes MSKLSGFSVRIFIPSGEPEALRIVEKSNWTGQGLVFPRAQFAEVRQRPELKRTGVYVLWGPGESIQLPRLYVGEGDPVLPRIDQHAKQKDFWTHAAVFTSKDQNLNKAHVQYLEARLVGLAREAKRAELDNGNIPQLPALSEADAADAEGFLGDLLLCLPVVGFSLFDKPRAGAAKSRDLFLKAKGIEARGVDSPEGFIVRAGSQAVKDEVPSIHAFLRELRKSLLAQGALEPTGKVYRLTQDYTFNSPSTAAGVLLGRPANGRTEWKDSKGRTLKEIQEAAAQ; translated from the coding sequence ATGAGCAAGTTGTCAGGGTTTTCCGTGCGCATTTTCATTCCATCTGGCGAGCCCGAGGCGCTGCGCATTGTCGAGAAGTCGAACTGGACCGGGCAGGGGCTGGTCTTTCCGCGCGCGCAGTTTGCAGAGGTGCGGCAGCGCCCAGAACTCAAGCGCACTGGCGTCTACGTGCTCTGGGGGCCCGGTGAATCAATCCAGCTTCCGCGTTTGTATGTTGGCGAAGGCGACCCAGTCCTGCCGCGAATAGACCAGCACGCGAAACAGAAGGACTTCTGGACCCACGCCGCCGTTTTCACGAGCAAGGACCAGAACCTCAACAAGGCGCATGTCCAGTACCTGGAGGCGCGGCTGGTCGGGTTGGCTCGCGAGGCCAAGCGCGCCGAACTGGACAACGGCAACATACCGCAGCTGCCGGCGCTGTCGGAGGCCGATGCCGCCGACGCCGAGGGATTCCTCGGCGATCTGCTGTTGTGCCTGCCCGTCGTCGGCTTCAGTCTGTTCGACAAGCCGAGGGCTGGCGCGGCGAAGTCGCGTGACTTGTTCCTCAAGGCTAAGGGGATTGAGGCACGTGGTGTGGACAGTCCTGAGGGCTTTATCGTCCGAGCCGGGTCGCAAGCGGTCAAGGATGAGGTGCCGTCGATCCACGCGTTCCTGCGTGAATTGCGCAAGTCGCTTTTGGCGCAAGGGGCGTTGGAGCCGACCGGAAAGGTATACCGGCTGACGCAGGACTACACCTTCAATTCGCCTTCGACGGCGGCAGGTGTGCTGCTTGGCCGCCCGGCGAATGGGCGCACGGAGTGGAAGGACTCAAAGGGCCGAACACTCAAGGAAATTCAAGAGGCGGCAGCCCAATGA
- a CDS encoding RNA-directed DNA polymerase — translation MGSGVLHDQGVTHFAVGKPHLWQAAHQGRLQVHSNGDGEMTKTSRPKTKPPDRSALEMTATQARSFFLKPESYCRLELPPYFDFGRILRDVKKCLSGKVLASPDKKARRCENVNHTIYSNKDGRYAWRPFELIHPVIYVDLANRITEPTNWARIQSRFSEFAQDPEIQCLSIPRESATRRKDQGAQIRHWWKGIEQASIELALDFSYVFHADISNCYGSVYTHSIAWATHGKQTAKATRTDKSLIGNVIDNRIQDMRHGQTNGIPQGSVLLDLIAELVLGYADLKLSERLRAAHITGFQILRYRDDYRVFVNSPRDGELILKALTEVLIEIGLKLNISKTTTAQAVIESSVKIDKREWMRSRQGDRNLQKHLLLIHSHGTRFPNAGSLLGALDAFYRRIASIKSLQYPMQMISIATDIGYNSPRCFPIVAAVLSKILSTLPTKDGKLDAIRRIRARLDQLPNNGHLEVWLQRISYQFDPQLAYAEKLCTLVQDGEVGLWDSSWIEDMTLRTAVDPSKIVNRRQLTVMRPVVPPLEFAVFGAY, via the coding sequence ATGGGTTCAGGAGTCCTGCACGATCAGGGCGTCACGCACTTCGCCGTTGGCAAACCTCATCTCTGGCAAGCTGCGCATCAGGGCCGCTTGCAGGTTCATTCGAATGGTGACGGTGAGATGACCAAAACGTCAAGGCCAAAAACCAAGCCGCCTGATCGGTCAGCGTTGGAGATGACGGCAACGCAAGCGCGCTCATTCTTCCTCAAGCCAGAGAGCTATTGCCGGCTCGAACTTCCCCCATACTTCGATTTTGGACGAATCCTGCGGGATGTGAAGAAGTGCCTTTCTGGGAAAGTGCTTGCTAGTCCGGACAAGAAGGCCCGAAGATGCGAAAATGTCAACCATACAATCTACTCAAACAAGGACGGCCGCTATGCATGGCGGCCCTTTGAACTTATTCACCCTGTTATCTACGTTGATCTCGCTAATCGAATCACCGAGCCCACAAACTGGGCGCGAATTCAGTCGAGGTTTTCAGAATTCGCGCAGGATCCTGAAATACAGTGCTTGAGTATTCCTCGAGAGTCTGCCACTAGACGCAAGGACCAAGGGGCCCAGATTCGCCATTGGTGGAAGGGTATTGAACAGGCCTCTATCGAGTTAGCACTCGACTTCAGCTACGTCTTCCACGCCGACATTTCAAACTGTTACGGCTCGGTATACACACACTCAATCGCATGGGCCACCCACGGGAAGCAGACAGCAAAGGCAACCAGAACCGACAAGTCCCTCATCGGCAATGTCATTGACAACCGCATTCAAGACATGCGGCACGGGCAAACCAATGGGATCCCGCAGGGTTCTGTGCTGCTTGACCTGATTGCTGAGCTGGTTCTTGGATACGCCGACCTCAAGCTGAGTGAGCGGTTAAGGGCGGCGCACATTACGGGCTTTCAGATCCTCCGCTACCGAGACGATTACCGCGTCTTCGTGAATAGCCCACGAGATGGAGAGTTGATCCTAAAGGCACTAACCGAGGTGTTGATCGAGATCGGGCTTAAGCTCAATATCTCCAAAACGACCACTGCACAGGCAGTTATTGAGAGTTCGGTCAAGATCGACAAACGCGAGTGGATGCGAAGCAGGCAGGGAGATCGAAATTTACAGAAGCACCTTCTCTTGATCCACTCGCATGGAACGAGGTTTCCCAACGCCGGAAGTCTTCTTGGTGCGCTTGATGCGTTTTACAGGCGAATCGCCTCGATCAAGTCGCTGCAGTACCCGATGCAAATGATCAGCATTGCAACTGACATTGGCTACAACAGCCCTCGCTGTTTTCCAATCGTCGCTGCGGTGCTCAGCAAGATCCTGAGCACGCTACCAACTAAGGACGGAAAACTCGACGCGATTAGGCGAATCCGTGCGAGACTCGACCAACTACCGAACAACGGCCACTTGGAAGTCTGGCTTCAACGCATCAGCTATCAGTTTGACCCCCAGCTCGCGTACGCGGAGAAGCTCTGCACTCTCGTCCAAGACGGGGAAGTGGGCCTATGGGACAGTTCTTGGATTGAAGACATGACGCTTAGAACGGCGGTTGACCCAAGCAAGATAGTGAACAGAAGGCAATTGACGGTGATGCGACCGGTCGTGCCACCTCTCGAGTTTGCGGTATTCGGAGCGTACTGA
- a CDS encoding type I restriction endonuclease subunit R codes for MVSRSFTESVVEEAALAWLEAAGWRVEYGPRIAPGELFAERPDYGQVVLKQRLRDALARLNPELPAEALDDAFRKLNRPEGPTLEARNRALNRLLVDGVTVEYRAPDGNIRGAQARVIDFDEVGNNDLLAVNQFTVVENKHNRRPDIVLFVNGLPLGVVELKNAADEDATIWTAFNQLQTYKAEIPSLFAFNELLIVSDGIQARVGTLTAGREWFKPWRTITGESLADKHLPELQVLVEGLFEPRRFLDMVRDFVVFEDTGDGRVVKKMAGYHQFHAVQMAVEETLRAAKLRTFDRVIDSGYLVQPMPGGKTGDRRIGVVWHTQGSGKSLTMAFYAGRIIREPAMENPTLVVLTDRNDLDDQLFGTFSRCSELLRQPPVQAESRAHLRDLLSVAAGGVVFTTIHKFFPEEKGDRHPVLSDRHNIVVIADEAHRSQYDFIDGFARHMRDALPSASFIGFTGTPIELQDANTRAVFGDYISVYDIQRAVEDGATVPIYYESRLAKLELNDAEKPKIDPDFEEATEGEEVERKERLKTKWAQLEAIVGAEKRLHLVAPDIVDHFEKRLEALEGKAMVVCMSRRICVELYREIIALRPAWVHEDDDKGEIKVVMTGSASDPVDWQQHIRNKPRREALANRFRDPRDPLKLVLVRDMWLTGFDAPSLHTMYIDKPMRGHGLMQAIARVNRVFHDKPGGLVVDYLGLAHELKAALANYTESGGTGRTALNQEEAVAVMLEKYEVCCALFHGFVWSAWVTGTPEQRLKLLPAAQEHILAQENGKDRLLQAVRELSQAFALSVPHEEAIRFRDDVAFFQAVRAVLAKGGHYPPRPEEELDHAVRQIVSRAVASEGVIDIFAAAGLEKPDISILSDEFLAEVRGMERRNLAVELLQKLLKGEIKLRGKRNIVQARSFAELLEQAVRKYQNRAIEAAQVIEELIALAKQLREADRRGEDLGLSEDELAFYDALETNDSAVAVLGDETLRGIARELVKAVRANVTIDWTVRENVRAQLRVIVKRILRKHGYPPDKQEKATVTVLEQAEVLSELWAAA; via the coding sequence TTGGTCTCGCGATCCTTCACCGAATCCGTCGTCGAGGAAGCCGCCCTCGCCTGGCTCGAGGCGGCTGGATGGCGCGTCGAGTACGGCCCACGGATTGCGCCGGGCGAGCTGTTCGCGGAGCGTCCTGATTACGGTCAGGTTGTGCTGAAGCAGCGGCTGCGCGACGCTCTCGCGCGACTGAATCCAGAGCTGCCGGCCGAGGCGCTGGACGACGCGTTCCGCAAGCTCAACCGGCCAGAGGGGCCGACGCTCGAGGCACGCAATCGAGCCCTCAATCGCCTCCTCGTCGACGGCGTCACCGTCGAGTACCGGGCGCCCGATGGGAACATCCGCGGGGCGCAGGCACGGGTCATAGATTTCGACGAGGTCGGCAACAACGACTTGCTGGCGGTCAACCAGTTCACGGTGGTGGAGAACAAGCACAACCGGCGGCCGGACATCGTGTTGTTTGTCAATGGCCTGCCGCTTGGGGTGGTCGAGCTCAAGAACGCGGCCGACGAGGACGCGACGATCTGGACGGCCTTCAACCAACTCCAGACGTACAAGGCCGAAATCCCGTCACTGTTCGCATTCAACGAGCTGCTGATCGTTTCGGACGGAATCCAGGCTCGGGTGGGGACGCTCACTGCTGGCCGCGAGTGGTTCAAACCCTGGCGCACCATCACCGGCGAGTCGCTGGCCGACAAGCATCTGCCGGAGCTGCAGGTCCTCGTCGAAGGCCTCTTTGAGCCCCGGCGCTTCCTCGACATGGTGCGCGATTTCGTGGTCTTCGAGGACACAGGAGACGGGCGGGTCGTCAAGAAGATGGCCGGCTATCACCAGTTCCATGCCGTCCAGATGGCGGTCGAGGAGACCCTGCGAGCTGCGAAGCTCCGTACCTTCGACCGTGTCATAGACTCCGGTTACCTAGTCCAGCCCATGCCCGGCGGCAAGACCGGTGACCGCCGCATCGGTGTCGTGTGGCACACACAGGGTTCTGGCAAGAGCCTGACCATGGCCTTCTACGCGGGCCGAATCATCCGCGAGCCGGCGATGGAGAACCCAACGCTAGTCGTTCTCACGGACCGCAACGACCTCGACGACCAGCTCTTTGGGACCTTCTCGCGCTGCAGTGAGCTGCTACGACAGCCCCCTGTGCAGGCAGAGAGCCGAGCGCACCTCCGCGACCTGCTCTCGGTGGCAGCCGGCGGGGTTGTGTTCACGACGATCCACAAGTTCTTCCCCGAAGAAAAGGGCGACCGGCATCCGGTGCTCTCCGATCGGCACAACATCGTGGTGATCGCCGACGAGGCCCACCGAAGCCAGTACGACTTCATCGACGGATTCGCACGCCACATGCGAGATGCGTTGCCGAGCGCCTCGTTCATCGGCTTCACTGGCACGCCGATCGAGCTGCAGGACGCCAACACGCGCGCGGTGTTTGGTGACTACATCAGCGTCTACGACATCCAGCGGGCGGTCGAGGACGGCGCCACGGTGCCGATCTACTACGAGAGCCGGCTGGCGAAGCTGGAGCTGAACGACGCCGAAAAGCCGAAGATCGATCCGGACTTCGAGGAGGCCACCGAAGGCGAGGAGGTCGAGCGAAAGGAGAGGCTCAAGACCAAATGGGCGCAGCTCGAGGCGATCGTCGGCGCGGAGAAGCGCCTGCACCTGGTCGCCCCCGACATCGTCGACCACTTTGAGAAGCGGCTCGAGGCCCTCGAAGGAAAGGCAATGGTGGTCTGCATGAGCCGCCGCATCTGCGTCGAGCTCTATCGAGAGATCATCGCCCTTCGACCCGCTTGGGTGCACGAAGACGACGACAAGGGCGAGATCAAGGTCGTCATGACAGGTTCGGCGTCAGACCCGGTGGACTGGCAGCAGCACATCCGCAACAAGCCGCGACGAGAGGCCCTGGCCAACCGGTTCCGCGATCCTCGCGACCCGCTCAAGCTCGTCCTGGTGCGCGACATGTGGCTCACAGGCTTCGACGCGCCAAGCCTGCACACCATGTATATCGACAAGCCGATGCGAGGCCATGGTCTGATGCAAGCCATCGCACGGGTCAATCGTGTCTTCCATGACAAACCCGGCGGACTCGTAGTGGACTACCTGGGGCTTGCCCACGAGCTCAAGGCAGCGCTCGCCAATTACACGGAGAGCGGCGGCACAGGGCGCACGGCCCTCAATCAAGAAGAGGCCGTGGCCGTCATGCTCGAAAAGTACGAGGTCTGCTGCGCGCTCTTCCACGGCTTTGTCTGGTCGGCGTGGGTCACGGGAACGCCAGAGCAGCGGCTCAAGCTCCTGCCGGCGGCCCAGGAGCACATTCTGGCGCAAGAGAACGGCAAGGACCGGCTGCTGCAAGCCGTGCGCGAGCTGTCCCAAGCCTTCGCCTTGTCCGTGCCACACGAGGAGGCGATTCGGTTCCGCGACGACGTCGCCTTCTTCCAGGCGGTGCGTGCTGTCCTGGCAAAGGGTGGACACTACCCGCCACGCCCCGAAGAGGAGCTGGACCACGCGGTGCGTCAGATCGTCTCCCGGGCAGTTGCCTCTGAGGGGGTCATCGACATCTTCGCTGCGGCGGGCCTCGAGAAACCGGACATCTCGATCCTCTCCGACGAGTTTCTGGCCGAGGTCCGCGGGATGGAGCGCCGCAACCTCGCGGTAGAGCTGCTCCAGAAGCTCCTGAAGGGCGAGATCAAGCTGCGGGGCAAGCGCAACATCGTTCAAGCGCGCTCGTTCGCCGAGCTGCTCGAGCAGGCCGTGCGAAAGTACCAGAACCGGGCGATCGAGGCTGCCCAGGTGATCGAGGAGCTGATCGCGCTGGCCAAGCAGCTCCGCGAGGCGGACCGGCGTGGTGAGGACCTCGGGCTGAGCGAGGACGAGCTGGCCTTCTACGACGCCCTCGAAACCAACGACAGTGCGGTGGCGGTGCTTGGCGACGAGACGTTGCGGGGCATCGCACGGGAGCTTGTGAAGGCTGTTCGAGCCAATGTCACCATCGACTGGACCGTACGCGAGAACGTCCGCGCCCAGCTCCGGGTGATCGTCAAGCGCATCCTCCGCAAGCACGGCTATCCGCCTGACAAACAGGAGAAGGCAACCGTGACCGTGCTCGAACAGGCAGAGGTGCTCTCAGAACTCTGGGCCGCGGCGTAG